The following is a genomic window from Hydrogenobaculum sp. Y04AAS1.
GGCTAAATTTATTTTCTATTTTATGTTTATATGTGTTTATACGTTGTCTAAAAGCCAAAAACGATGTCTATATAAGAGCGTTATTTTTGTAGACAAATTTTATAGACATAATATTTTTACCTATATAGCAAAAATATATACAAGAAAAATGTAAATGGTTTTTAACAACTTACCTCATTTTTGTATTACATTTGTAATACAATATATATCATATTTTAACAATTTTACTTGACATCTTTTTATAATTAAAAATATCAACCTTAAGGAGGTGTGTTATGAAAGATGTGTTTGTGTTGAGAGAAGAGCTCTCTAAAAAAAGAGGCCTAAGTAAGGGTGATGTCCTTAATCAAGATGGTGCGCCTTTATCTAAATCCACTCACGACAAGTCTGCCACGCAATATGTAAAACGCGGACGCTACCGCTCTGGTTTTACCCTTATCGAGCTTTTGGTGGTTATAGCCATCATTGCTATCTTGGCAGCGATAGCAATACCCCAGTACATTCAATATATGCATAATGCCGCTTCTGGTGCTGCTTTAGCAGATGCAAGACAATGTCTTGATGAAGTAACAGCTCAAAGTACAGCAGCAGCTGCTCTTGGAGCAAGCAACACTATAGATCCTGCTATATCAGCAGCTTGTCCTACTATATCAAGCACTGCTTGTACTTGTGTAGTTGTAAAAGGTATAGCTACAGGTACTGGTATATGTACGTCTAATACTAATGGTGCTGGTTGTACATCAATTTAACAATTTTCTTATTTTTCTCCCCCTTCTTGGGGGATTTATAATATATAGAT
Proteins encoded in this region:
- a CDS encoding prepilin-type N-terminal cleavage/methylation domain-containing protein, with protein sequence MKDVFVLREELSKKRGLSKGDVLNQDGAPLSKSTHDKSATQYVKRGRYRSGFTLIELLVVIAIIAILAAIAIPQYIQYMHNAASGAALADARQCLDEVTAQSTAAAALGASNTIDPAISAACPTISSTACTCVVVKGIATGTGICTSNTNGAGCTSI